TGCTGAAGCTGTATTTGTATCATATGTAGAGTTAAAAACCTAATGGACTTATGTACTCAGATTCTGATTATGGAGGAAAAAAATGCAGttaattcttttgaattttaGCTCCTATGCACTTTACACCactaaaatttcaaatttgtGATTTTTGACATCTTGAGGTTGTCAAATAGTGCATAAAAAGCCTTTTTATTAATAAACTTCACAAGCAAAAGTTCAAAGGGGTTAATTGTATATTTGTCTTATTAATTAAACTAGGAAGTATTGTGGTTCCTACAATACCAGAGTTCTATGAGACTTCCACCGTGAGAATAATAAGTATCTGTATCTCCTTAGCTTTTGTGTATTAAAACATTATATTGTACTTTATATTTTGAAGTTTGCTTTCTATGGCATAGGCCAAAATAATAGTATTCTGATGCAAAATAATAATGAGATGTACTGCTTTAAAATCCAATCTTGCTCTGCAATTATCAAGAATCATCAATGCATGATGAGTTTGCAAATCAAAAAATGCTAGCCATAACTTTCCATTCATAGAGATTTGCCTTCTAGTGCTGGTGTTGCTTAAGTTCTATCTTGGTTCATAAGGTGTGAGAATTTTGCATTTAGGACCTGCAAGATGTTTTAGGTGGATATTAAGATTACATGCTATTTCAGAAAATTATTTGGGATCTAAAAAGGCTAGTTCCCATGAATCGGCTACTTTAGGTTGTGATTTTGATTAGCTTGCTTTTGTATTTGAACAATATTATATCCCGTTATAACTGTTTCATTTTTCATTTGCTTCCTATTCTATTAACACATTTTAAGTACCTTTCCTCTTTTCAAGCTGCCATGAAACTGATTTAGGACAGCAGAGCAGTGTAATTATGCATAGTTTCCTAGTTTCTATTCCATTTGTGTTGATATGTTCTGATTGGCtagttatttttgttttatctcTGTAGTTAGGAAAATATTTACTTTCTGTACTTGGAGTGGCCTATTATGTGTTAGGAGGTTCATTGTCTTGACATATTTTCTCCTTTCAATATTTTCACATACACTGAATCCCCTCAAACCAACTGTTGATTTTAAGTTGATAGTTCATTGTCCTGATTTTGAAATGTAACattctttttgaaaaataagtaCATGTTAGACTATGAATggtgttttcttttttaaaatattgtaaTATCACATAATTTAACAGTTACATTGATCAAGTTGTAGGAGTGTGTGTAGTGGTGTACAAGAATTATCATAGATTAAGTTGATTCTAATAGGAGTTTTGTGATAGTACACAGGACGAATTCGGTTTATATCATACTCTCTTTAAATATTAGACTTGTAGTTGTAGCTcaaatacaattattattattgttatatcaCATTTTTCTATTGAGGCATTAATAGTTGAAATGAAGACTATGGCAGCAGCTCTATCGTTAATTCTAGCCTTTTGTAGAAATTAGTAATTAGTTAAggagtataattttttaattaatttaaacatGGTCGGTTGACAGCACTTATCTTCCACTCCAAATCTAACACAAATCAAacaatttttatatacataCTCTCTATGCAAAGAAATGCTATATTATATCATACTCTCTTTATATACATACTCTGTTATGATAAACTTCAATATATATGATTAGATAAACTTCAATATATATGATTAGATCTAGATAGTGTTAATTGTCTTTTGGTTTCAGTTTCTTGATTTTGTTTTTGGTCCTAAGATATAGCAGATTTTGCATCAACTATTGTTAGATTTCTTTAAATGTTTATGTATTTTTTGATGTAATGATTTTGATAGGAAGAAATGGAGTGGTCGAAAATTATTAAGCAATGCGTGTCTTTTTATGAAGTGATGAGATCTAACCATGAAGACTTGATGTTGTTCTTTGTGCTTACGCTATTTGGTTACTTTAGGGATAGAACTAGTGGCCAATTATCGTTAGGTGGAAGAATGAATAGTAGAGTTAGACGTGAGGCTTTAGAGCGTATCGTTGGTGAGGGTAATAGGAATTGTATCTGGGAGTTGAGAATGAACACAAATGCCTTTGCTAATTTGTGTGAGTTGCTCCAAGTTCAAGGAGGACTTACCGAGGATGGTCATGTAAGCCTGCCAGAGCAGGTTGCGACTTTCTTAATTATCTTAGCGcatcacaaaaaaaattgtagTCTGCAGGTTAGATTCTGTAGGTCCGGCGAGACAGTTAGTAAGTATTTTAATAAAGTTTTGAAGGCTGTGATACGGATTCAAAGCATTTTGCTTGCCAAGGCTACACCAGTTGAAGAGGATTGTCTTGACCCCACATGGAGAAGGTTTAAGGTAGAGCTTATTCGATGTTGTGTATGTTTGGGTATTTTTTGAAGGATTCTATATCTGAGTATCATAACTTTCTATGGATGATAGGATTGCTTGGGAGCATTAGATGGCACTTATATAGAGGTGACAGTCCCCAAGTCGGAGAAGGCAAGATACCGAACAAGAAAGGGTAAAATCTGCACCAATGTCTTAGGTGTGTGTAACCGGGAGATGGATTTTGTCTATGTACTCAGTGGATGGGAGGGATCGGCGTCTGATTCACGGTACTTCGAGATGCAATAACTCGTCGTAATAGTCTTAAGATACCCCACGGTAATGATGCCATCTTTGAAGTTAAGCTTATACAATTACCTTGAGTTCACGATAGTCAACGTCTTACCTTGTTTACATTACTCGTCTATAGGTAATTACTATTTAGTTGATGCTGGTTACACAAATGGTCCGGGGTTTCTCGCACCGTATAGAGGCACTCGATATCATGTAAGAGAGTGGGCCCAAGGAGCATGTGCACCGCGCAATTACCAAGAATATTTTAATAGGGTTCATTCTTCCGCAAGGAATATCATTGAGCGATGCTTTGGTTTGCTGAAAAAGAGGTGGTCCATCTTAAGAAGCCTTAGCTTTTACCCTCTAAAGACACAATCTCAGATAATTATTGCATGTTGTTTGTTGCAAAATTTCATTCGAAAGAGTATGGAGATGGATCCGAAGGAGGAAGGTAGCATATTGGATGAATTTATGCCTGATGGAGACGAAGAACAAGATGGAATGATTGACGTGGTTGAAAACACGAACGAGTGGACTCACTGGCGTGACAATATAGCAACTGAGATGTATGAAGAGTGGCCGTGCAAGTCATATGGAGTAGTTAGAGTAGTGTAAAACAAACCCTGTAAGGGATTGAGTATTGTTGTAATGGCCACATTTGTTTTTGTATGACTTGTTGAGACCGGAAAATTTGTAATAGCACATCTTCATTTGTAATGG
The genomic region above belongs to Arachis stenosperma cultivar V10309 chromosome 5, arast.V10309.gnm1.PFL2, whole genome shotgun sequence and contains:
- the LOC130981201 gene encoding uncharacterized protein LOC130981201, whose amino-acid sequence is MPSLKLSLYNYLEFTIVNVLPCLHYSSIGNYYLVDAGYTNGPGFLAPYRGTRYHVREWAQGACAPRNYQEYFNRVHSSARNIIERCFGLLKKRWSILRSLSFYPLKTQSQIIIACCLLQNFIRKSMEMDPKEEGSILDEFMPDGDEEQDGMIDVVENTNEWTHWRDNIATEMYEEWPCKSYGVVRVV
- the LOC130981200 gene encoding uncharacterized protein LOC130981200, whose amino-acid sequence is MTISSRLLNTIRLGLQCEQPSLHFYHSCFKVWLPSSASPLQAQPRRHHRHNHRKEEMEWSKIIKQCVSFYEVMRSNHEDLMLFFVLTLFGYFRDRTSGQLSLGGRMNSRVRREALERIVGEGNRNCIWELRMNTNAFANLCELLQVQGGLTEDGHVSLPEQVATFLIILAHHKKNCSLQVRFCRSGETVSKYFNKVLKAVIRIQSILLAKATPVEEDCLDPTWRRFKVELIRCCDCLGALDGTYIEVTVPKSEKARYRTRKGKICTNVLGVCNREMDFVYVLSGWEGSASDSRYFEMQ